A stretch of the Channa argus isolate prfri chromosome 9, Channa argus male v1.0, whole genome shotgun sequence genome encodes the following:
- the LOC137133055 gene encoding NAD(P)H dehydrogenase [quinone] 1-like, whose product MANKVLILYAHQSSGSFNAAAKNAAVEVLTAQGCTVEVSDLYAMKFKATATVEDITGEVKNAEHFSYAEESKLAWEEGKLSADITEEQRKLSEADLIIFQFPMYWFTVPAIMKGWFDRVLTQGFAYSDEKRYSLGIFKEKRAILSFTTGSHESMFSANGINGDMNVTLWPLQNGILHYCGFQVLAPQIFWAPARVPAETRSAMLEAWRTRLQGLLGEEPLSFTPVDCFDREKGFQLKPEVHEKQATKEFGLTVGTHLGKPLPPNNQMKAGV is encoded by the exons ATGG CAAACAAAGTGCTGATCTTGTATGCCCACCAGAGCTCTGGCTCATTCAATGCTGCCGCTAAAAATGCTGCTGTGGAAGTTTTAACAGCTCAGGGCTGCACTGTGGAAGTATCTGACCTCTATGCTATGAAGTTTAAAGCCACAGCTACAGTTGAAGACATCACTG GTGAAGTTAAAAATGCTGAGCACTTCTCTTATGCCGAGGAGAGTAAACTGGCTTGGGAAGAGGGAAAACTGTCCGCTGATATCACAGAAGAACAACGTAAACTCTCTGAGGCAGACCTTATCATCTTTCAG TTCCCCATGTACTGGTTCACTGTTCCTGCAATCATGAAGGGCTGGTTCGATCGGGTGCTCACACAAGGCTTTGCATACTCTGATGAGAAGCGATACAGCCTGGGAATCTTCAAG GAGAAGAGAGCTATTCTTTCCTTCACCACTGGATCCCATGAGTCCATGTTCAGTGCAAATGGCATCAACGGAGACATGAATGTCACACTGTGGCCTCTACAG AATGGCATCCTGCACTACTGTGGCTTCCAGGTGCTGGCCCCTCAGATCTTCTGGGCTCCAGCTAGGGTTCCTGCAGAGACTCGCAGTGCCATGCTTGAGGCCTGGCGTACAAGACTGCAAGGCCTCCTGGGAGAAGAGCCACTTTCCTTTACTCCTGTGGACTGCTTTGACAGAGAAAAGGGTTTCCAGCTGAAGCCTGAGGTCCATGAGAAACAAGCCACCAAAGAGTTTGGGTTGACAGTGGGCACCCACCTGGGAAAGCCA